From one Pseudomonas sp. S35 genomic stretch:
- a CDS encoding DUF1161 domain-containing protein, whose amino-acid sequence MKKFLLAVGLLSLAGTALAAGKPCEELKSEIAAKIDAKGASGYSLEVVDKGAATDAEVVGSCEGGTKEIVYKRG is encoded by the coding sequence ATGAAGAAGTTTCTGTTAGCGGTAGGGTTGTTGAGTCTCGCGGGTACCGCACTGGCTGCGGGCAAGCCTTGTGAAGAGCTGAAAAGTGAAATTGCAGCGAAAATCGACGCCAAGGGCGCTTCGGGTTATTCGCTGGAAGTGGTGGATAAAGGCGCTGCAACCGACGCAGAAGTGGTCGGTAGCTGTGAAGGCGGCACCAAGGAAATCGTCTACAAGCGCGGTTGA
- a CDS encoding LysR family transcriptional regulator encodes MSRDLPPLNALRAFEATARLNSVSQAAEQLHVTHGAVSRQLKVLEEHLGVSLFVKDGRGLKLTDSGVRLRDASAEAFERLRDVCAELTQSSADAPFVLGCSGSLLARWLIPRLGRLNADLPDLRLHLSAGDGDLDPRRPGLDALLVFAEPPWPVDMHVYELASERIGPVMSPRFAGYERLRQAPASALCGEALLHTTSRPQAWPSWALQHGITPSALKHGQGFEHLYYLLEAAVAGLGVAIAPQPLVAEDLRAGRLVAPWGFSETPAHLALWLPKRAADGRALQLAQWLKAELMRQPI; translated from the coding sequence ATGAGCCGAGATCTTCCGCCCCTCAATGCCCTGCGCGCGTTTGAAGCGACCGCACGACTCAACAGCGTCAGCCAGGCTGCCGAGCAGCTTCATGTGACCCACGGTGCGGTGAGTCGCCAGCTGAAAGTGCTGGAAGAGCACTTGGGTGTCAGCCTGTTCGTTAAGGACGGACGTGGCCTTAAACTCACAGATTCCGGGGTCCGACTGCGGGATGCCAGTGCCGAGGCCTTCGAGCGGTTGAGGGATGTGTGCGCTGAGCTCACCCAGAGCAGTGCCGATGCGCCGTTCGTCTTGGGGTGTTCAGGCAGCTTATTGGCTCGCTGGTTAATCCCGCGCCTGGGTCGCTTGAACGCCGACCTTCCGGACCTGCGCTTGCACCTCTCGGCGGGCGACGGCGATCTCGACCCGCGTCGTCCGGGCCTGGACGCGTTGCTGGTATTCGCCGAGCCGCCGTGGCCAGTGGACATGCATGTGTATGAGTTGGCCAGCGAGCGCATTGGCCCGGTCATGAGCCCACGTTTTGCCGGCTACGAGCGCTTGCGCCAAGCGCCTGCTTCGGCCTTGTGCGGCGAGGCGTTGTTGCACACCACGTCGCGTCCACAGGCCTGGCCCAGTTGGGCGCTGCAACACGGCATCACGCCCAGCGCGTTAAAGCACGGCCAGGGGTTCGAGCATTTGTATTATTTGCTGGAGGCGGCGGTGGCCGGTTTGGGTGTGGCAATCGCACCACAGCCACTGGTGGCAGAGGACTTGCGTGCAGGCCGCCTGGTGGCGCCGTGGGGTTTCAGTGAAACCCCGGCGCACCTGGCACTGTGGCTGCCCAAGCGCGCCGCAGACGGGCGCGCTCTACAGTTGGCGCAATGGCTCAAGGCTGAGCTGATGCGCCAACCGATTTAG
- a CDS encoding DUF1161 domain-containing protein, giving the protein MKRFALAIICGVLATSAVAAPKDCEELRKEIEVKIQANAVPSYTLEIVSKEEADKHDVAMVVGSCENGTKAIIYQRNND; this is encoded by the coding sequence ATGAAACGTTTTGCCTTGGCGATCATCTGCGGTGTGTTGGCCACTTCGGCTGTGGCCGCGCCCAAAGATTGTGAAGAGCTCAGGAAAGAGATCGAGGTCAAGATCCAGGCTAATGCGGTGCCTTCCTACACCCTCGAGATCGTCAGCAAGGAAGAAGCGGACAAGCACGACGTAGCCATGGTCGTCGGCAGCTGTGAGAATGGGACGAAGGCGATCATCTACCAGCGCAACAACGACTGA
- a CDS encoding DUF883 family protein, with protein sequence MANTSLRKASLESMEAEISSLLKSLESLKDDASDESRKTLKALKSNAENALKHSRHLISDAYEESKVKIRETSVATRDYAQEHPWTTAGVAVGALGLLAAYLLCKRGD encoded by the coding sequence ATGGCCAACACTTCTTTACGCAAAGCGTCGCTGGAAAGCATGGAAGCCGAGATTTCGAGCCTGCTCAAGTCCCTTGAGAGCCTCAAGGACGATGCGTCCGATGAGTCGCGCAAAACATTGAAGGCCCTCAAAAGCAATGCCGAGAATGCCCTTAAGCACTCCCGCCATCTGATCAGCGACGCCTACGAAGAAAGCAAAGTCAAAATCCGCGAAACCAGCGTTGCCACCCGTGACTACGCCCAAGAGCACCCGTGGACTACAGCGGGTGTAGCGGTAGGCGCATTGGGCCTGCTGGCCGCTTACCTGTTGTGCAAACGCGGTGACTAA
- a CDS encoding OsmC family protein has translation MSIVKKASAHWEGDLKTGLGSISTETGVLREAPYGFKARFEGGKGTNPEELIGAAHAGCFSMAFSMILGDAGLKADSIDTQAEVTLDQVDGGFAITAVHLILKAKIPGASQAQFDELSKKAKEGCPVSKVLNAKISLDATLVS, from the coding sequence ATGAGTATCGTTAAAAAAGCATCCGCGCATTGGGAAGGTGACCTGAAGACGGGCCTGGGCTCCATCTCCACGGAAACCGGCGTACTGCGTGAAGCGCCCTATGGCTTCAAGGCGCGTTTTGAAGGCGGCAAGGGCACTAACCCGGAAGAACTGATTGGCGCGGCCCATGCTGGCTGTTTCTCCATGGCGTTTTCCATGATTCTGGGTGATGCGGGGCTTAAGGCTGACAGCATCGACACCCAGGCCGAAGTGACGCTGGACCAAGTAGATGGCGGTTTTGCGATCACCGCTGTGCACTTGATCCTCAAGGCCAAGATCCCAGGCGCGAGCCAGGCGCAGTTCGATGAGCTGAGCAAGAAGGCGAAAGAAGGCTGCCCGGTGTCCAAAGTGCTGAATGCAAAAATCAGCCTGGATGCCACGCTGGTTAGCTAA
- a CDS encoding dodecin translates to MTDHHTYKKVELVGSSTTSIEDAINNALAEANKSIKHLEWFEVTETRGHIKDGKAAHFQVTLKVGFRIASS, encoded by the coding sequence ATGACTGATCACCACACCTACAAGAAAGTCGAATTGGTGGGCTCATCCACCACCAGCATCGAAGATGCGATCAACAATGCCTTGGCTGAAGCCAATAAGAGCATCAAGCACTTGGAGTGGTTTGAGGTGACTGAAACCCGAGGTCACATCAAGGACGGCAAAGCTGCGCATTTTCAAGTTACCCTCAAGGTGGGGTTCCGAATTGCCAGTAGCTGA
- a CDS encoding LLM class flavin-dependent oxidoreductase: MKSLSDVKFSTLDLVPVRANGSPAQSLRNSLDLAQHVEKFGYNRFWVAEHHNMDGIASSATSVLLGYLAGGTSTIRVGSGGVMLPNHAPLVIAEQFGTLESLYPGRIDLGLGRAPGSDQMTARALRRERSGSADEFPEDVAELMAYLGPRTPDQRIIAVPGTGTNVPVWLLGSSLFSAQLAGERGLPYAFASHFAPRLMHEAIRVYRNHFKPSAVLDKPYVMLGIPLVAADTDEQADYLATSVYQRILALMRGQSLVQRPPVETMDGQWLPHEKDAVGSFLGLAMVGSPAKIRAKLEVLIEQTGADELIFTCDLYEHADRIHSYELLAQLMKG, encoded by the coding sequence ATGAAATCGCTGTCCGACGTGAAGTTTTCGACCCTCGACCTGGTTCCGGTGCGAGCCAATGGCAGTCCGGCGCAGTCGCTGCGCAATTCCCTGGACCTGGCCCAGCATGTGGAAAAGTTTGGCTACAACCGTTTCTGGGTGGCTGAACACCACAATATGGACGGCATCGCCAGCTCGGCCACCTCGGTGTTATTGGGTTACCTGGCGGGTGGTACATCAACCATCCGCGTCGGCTCCGGCGGCGTGATGCTGCCCAACCACGCGCCGCTGGTGATCGCCGAACAGTTCGGCACCTTGGAAAGCCTGTACCCCGGCCGTATCGACCTGGGCCTGGGCCGCGCACCGGGTTCCGACCAGATGACCGCCCGCGCCCTGCGCAGGGAACGCTCCGGCAGCGCCGATGAGTTCCCTGAAGATGTTGCCGAGCTGATGGCCTACCTGGGCCCGCGCACACCCGACCAACGCATCATCGCCGTACCCGGCACCGGCACCAACGTACCGGTCTGGCTGCTCGGTTCCAGCCTGTTCAGCGCACAGCTGGCAGGCGAGCGCGGCTTGCCCTACGCCTTCGCTTCGCATTTCGCACCGCGCCTGATGCACGAGGCGATTCGCGTCTACCGCAATCACTTCAAGCCGTCGGCCGTGCTGGACAAGCCCTACGTGATGCTCGGCATCCCGCTGGTCGCCGCCGACACCGACGAGCAAGCCGATTACCTGGCCACCTCGGTGTACCAACGCATCCTCGCGCTGATGCGTGGGCAAAGCCTGGTGCAACGCCCGCCGGTAGAGACCATGGACGGGCAGTGGCTGCCCCATGAGAAAGACGCAGTGGGCAGTTTCCTCGGCCTGGCAATGGTCGGCAGCCCGGCGAAGATCCGCGCCAAACTGGAGGTGCTGATCGAACAGACCGGCGCCGACGAGTTGATCTTCACTTGCGACTTGTATGAGCACGCCGACCGGATTCATTCCTACGAGCTGCTGGCGCAGTTGATGAAGGGCTAA
- the trpB gene encoding tryptophan synthase subunit beta: MTQSQTDLRNGPDANGLFGAFGGRYVAETLMPLILELAREYEAAKIDPAFNEELAYFQRDYVGRPSPLYFAERLTEFCGGAKIYLKREELNHTGAHKINNCIGQILLARRMGKKRIIAETGAGMHGVATATVAARFGLQCVIYMGTTDIERQQANVFRMKLLGAEVIPVVAGTGTLKDAMNEALRDWVTNVDDTFYLIGTVAGPHPYPAMVRDFQAVIGKETRTQLQAQEGRLPDSLVACIGGGSNAMGLFHPFLDDTSVEIIGVEAAGHGIETGKHAASLNGGVPGVLHGNRTFLLQDDDGQIIDAHSISAGLDYPGIGPEHAWLHDIGRVQYTSVTDDEALDAFHKCCRLEGIIPALESAHALAEVFKRAPTLPKDHLMVVNLSGRGDKDMQTVMHHMEQSQQEKH; encoded by the coding sequence ATGACTCAGTCCCAGACCGATCTACGCAACGGCCCTGACGCCAACGGCCTGTTTGGCGCGTTCGGCGGCCGCTACGTCGCTGAAACCTTGATGCCGTTGATCCTCGAGCTGGCCCGCGAATACGAAGCGGCCAAGATTGATCCGGCATTCAACGAGGAATTGGCCTACTTCCAACGTGACTACGTGGGCCGCCCGAGCCCGTTGTACTTCGCCGAACGCCTGACTGAGTTTTGCGGCGGCGCCAAGATCTACCTCAAGCGCGAAGAGCTCAACCACACCGGCGCGCACAAGATCAACAACTGCATCGGCCAGATCCTGCTGGCACGGCGCATGGGCAAAAAACGCATCATCGCCGAGACCGGCGCCGGCATGCACGGCGTGGCTACTGCTACCGTGGCCGCGCGTTTCGGCCTGCAGTGCGTGATCTACATGGGCACCACCGACATCGAGCGCCAACAGGCCAACGTGTTCCGCATGAAGCTGTTGGGCGCCGAAGTGATCCCGGTGGTGGCCGGCACCGGCACCCTCAAGGACGCGATGAACGAGGCCCTGCGTGACTGGGTCACCAACGTCGACGACACCTTCTACCTGATCGGCACCGTCGCCGGCCCACACCCTTACCCGGCGATGGTGCGCGACTTCCAGGCCGTGATCGGCAAAGAAACCCGCACCCAACTGCAAGCCCAGGAAGGCCGCCTGCCGGACAGCCTGGTGGCGTGCATCGGCGGCGGTTCCAACGCGATGGGCCTGTTCCACCCGTTCCTGGATGACACCAGCGTCGAGATCATCGGCGTGGAAGCCGCCGGCCACGGCATTGAAACCGGCAAGCACGCCGCGAGCCTCAACGGCGGTGTACCGGGCGTGCTGCACGGCAACCGTACGTTCCTGCTGCAGGACGACGATGGCCAGATCATCGATGCGCACTCGATTTCCGCCGGCCTGGACTACCCCGGCATCGGCCCGGAGCATGCCTGGTTGCATGATATCGGCCGTGTCCAGTACACCTCGGTGACCGACGACGAAGCCCTCGATGCATTCCACAAATGCTGCCGCCTGGAGGGGATTATTCCTGCACTGGAAAGCGCCCACGCCCTGGCCGAAGTGTTCAAGCGCGCACCGACCCTGCCCAAGGATCACCTGATGGTGGTCAACCTCTCTGGCCGTGGCGACAAAGACATGCAAACCGTGATGCACCATATGGAACAGTCCCAGCAGGAGAAACACTGA